AGCTTTAATTTTCCCTCCGCGACAACTGTCGCGCGCGTAGCCCTTTGCGTTCTTCGTGATCTTTGCGGTTCAAATCGTTACTCCTTAAACTGCACCTGGTAAAGTTTGCTATACAGGCCGCCGGCGGCCACCAGTTCGGCATGGGTTCCCCGCTCGACGATGCGGCCTTTGTCCATGACGAGAATAAGGTCGGCCCGCTGGATGGTCGACAGGCGGTGGGCGATAACAAAGGCGGTCCGCCCGACCATCAGCTTGTCCAGCGCCTCCTGAACGAGTTTTTCGCTTTCGGTATCCAGCGCCGACGTCGCCTCGTCCAGGATGAGCACCCGGGGGTCCTTGAGAATGGCCCGGGCGATCGCGATCCGCTGCCGCTGGCCGCCGGACAGTTTAGCCCCCCGCTCGCCGATCTGGGTATCATAGCCGTGTGGCATGGCGGTGATAAAGCTGTGGGCGTTGGCCGCTTTGGCCGCAGCGATGACTTCGTCCGCGGTGGCGTCCAGGCGACCGTACAGGATATTTTCATAGACCGTGCCGTTGAACAGGACGGTTTCCTGCGGCACAATGCCGATCTGCTCGCGCAGCGATTTTAAGGTAACGGTCTTAATATCCGTCCCGTCAATCGTGATATACCCCGCCGTGGGGTCATAAAACCGGGGAATAAGGTTGGCGATTGTTGTCTTGCCGGCGCCGCTCGGTCCGACAATGGCAATCATCTGGCCGGGCTTGGCTTCAAAGGAGATGTCGATCAATGCCGGCTTGCCGCCGGTATATTCAAACGTCACGTTGTGGAAAGCCACATGCCCGTTAATCGGCGGTAATTCCACGGCGCCGGGCATTTCCTTAATTTCCGGCTCGGTGTCCAGCACGTCGAAGATGCGCTGGGCGGCCGCCAGCGCCCGCTGGATGTTGGCATAGACGCGGCTGAGCCGTTTTACCGGGTTCGAGATGTTTACCACATAAATAAGAAAGGCGATCAGGGCGCCGGCCGTCAGGTCGCCGTTAATTACCTCGCGGCCGCCGTACCAGATAATGACCGTTACGCCGATGGCCGCCAGGAACTCGACTACCGGCGTCAGCATCCCTGATAGCTGGGCGGTTTTCATGTTGGCCCGGAAGTTGTGGTAGTTTTCCCGTTCAAACCGGGCAATTTCATAGTCTTCACGGACAAACGACTTGATAACCCGGATAGCCGAAATGGTCTCCTGCAGCACCGACGTGATGTCGGCGGCCCGCTCCTGGGTAATCCGGCTGGCATGCCGCAGCTTGCGGCCAAAGACGTTCATGGCCTGGGCCACCAGCGGCAAGGTGATAAAAGTCAGCAGCGACAGTTTCCAGTCGAGAACGAACATGGCGCCCATGGAGCCGATCAGCACCATCGCCTCGGTGACCAGTTCGATTACGTTCTGGACCAGGGCGTTTTGCAGCGCCGCTACGTCGTTGGTGATATAACTCATGATCGTGCCGGTCTGGTGCCGTTCAAAATAGGCCAACGACAGCCGCTGGAGGTGGCGGTACACCTTTTCGCGGATATCGTTTACCACCAGTTGGCCGATATAGGACATGAGGTAAGTTTGGCCGTAATAAAATACGCCGCGCAGGAGAAACAGGACAATGATGCCGGCGGCAATCAGGTTGAGGGTCACCATGTCTTTGGCCGCCAACACCTTGTCGATCACGTCTTTGATAATCCAGGGCACGACCAGATTGGAGCCGGCCGCCATGACCATGCAGAAGAGGGCCGCGGCCAACCGGGGCCAATAGGGCCGAACATAGTTTAACAGGCGCAAGTAAAGGGTCATTACTTTCCTCCCGTGTTGTTGGCCGCCACTTCGAGCACGACGCGGGCCACCCGCTGCACGGCGCCCGCCTCGCCGAGTTTGGCGCGCACCTCGCTCAAATCGCGCAGCGTCTGCGCCCGCCGCGCGTCGTCGGTGAGCAGGGCCAGGGCCTCGCGGGCCACGTTGTCGGGATTGGCGGCATCCTGCAAGAGCTCAGGCACCACCTGCCGCCCGGCGATAATGTTGGGCAGGCCGATATAGGGAATTTTGACCAGGAACTTCCCCAAAAAATAGGTAAGGGCCGCCACTTTATAGATAATTACCGTCGGCACGCCCATAAGCGATGTCTCCAGCGTCGCCGTGCCGGAAGCGGCGATGGCCACCTGGGCGATATTCATTAGATCATAATTGCGGTCGGTGGTGAGCTTGACTGGCAAATTGTAGTTTCCGATTATATTCTGTAACATTTCCCGGGAAATTGTCGAGGCGACGGGCAGAAAAAACTGGCAGCCCGGTACTTGGGCCGCAATTTTTTCCCCGGCCGCCAGCATGACCGGCAGCAAGTTGGCGATTTCCTGCTGGCGGCTGCCAGGCATCAGCAGGACCAGCGGCCGCCCGGGATCGGCGCCGAAATAAGCGTAGGCCTCGTCTTTGGTCAGCGACGGTTTGACCACGTCTAGCAGCGGATGGCCGACAAAGGTAACATTCGCCCCTGCCTCACGGTACACCTCGGCTTCAAAGGGAAAGATGGCCGCTACCCGCTCTACCACTTCGGCCACTTCCCTGGCCCGGCCCCGTCCCCAGGCCCAGGCCGAGGGACTAATATAAGATACGACCGGGATGCCTTTGGCCTTGGCGATTTTCGCCAGGCGCATGTTGAAGCCGGGGTAATCAATCACGACCAGGACGTCGGGGCGCTCCCGCTCCAGATAATCGGCCAGCATGTCCCGCAGTTTGAAGAGTTTGCGCAAGTTTTTCAGCACCTCGACCAAACCAATGACGCCGAGGTCGGCAATGTCGTAGATAATTTCCACTCCGGCCGCCCGCATGGCCTGACCGCCCATGCCGATTAGCTTGATGTCGGGGCAAAGCGTTTTCAGAGCGGCGGCGAGACTGGCGCCGTGCAGGTCGCCTGACGCCTCGCCGACCGACAGCATAACTTTGTACATGCCGTAAGGCCTCCTGTAAAAAGCGCTAGCGCGCTTTTTTAAGAAAACCGCAAAGGACGCAAAAAACGCAAAGGGCTACGCACGACAGTTGTCGCGCTTGAATTTTTTTATATGGAACCGCGGAGATGATCATGCCAATAAATTGGCACCACCCCTTCGCGTCACTTCGCGTACTTCGCGGTTGTATTCTTCAGGGTAGCGCACTTTGCGGTTGAATTCCCATATAACCAAAAACCTGCCGTCGCCGGGCGCGACGACAGGGCATGCTGTGCTACATGGCCACAATGGTAATATTGTGCTGGTCAGCCAAAGCGACCACCCGCTCCCGGTCGACCACCAGCGTTTTGCCGGCCTCGATGACCAGGGCGGTCGCGCCGGCCTCTATCATGGCTTCCAAAGTGCCCACGCCGACCGCGGGCACGTCAAACCGCATGTCCTGGTTGGGTTTGGCCACTTTGGCGACGGTGACGCCGCCCCGTCCCAGGGCGCCGCCGCGGCGGATGCACGCGTCGGTGCCCTCGATCGCCTCGACGGCCATGACGGCCTTGTTTTTTACCACCACGGTCTGGCCGATGTCCAGGCCGCCGATCTGGCGGGCCATGGCGTAGCCGAACTCCATGTCGGCCCGCTCCGCCGGGGTCGGCTGGCGTTTGGTGAGCGTACCGGGGGCCGGCATGAGCGACCGGATGAAAGCGGTCTGGTCGAGGACACCGATGCCCTCGGCCGCCAGTTCACGCACAAAGGCATGCATGATCGTGTCGTCACTGTTATCCTTCAGGCCCGCCAGCACCCGCCGGGCCCGCTCGTCCAGGCTCACGGCGCCGCTGAACATGAGTTCTTTGGTCACCTTGCCCAGCATGGTCACTTCTCCGACGCCTTCGGCCTTGAGGGTGCGAATAATTTTGTCCACTTCGCCGATACTGATGGTATATAACTTGTGGGCGGCCGCGGCCAGCTCGTCGTCAACGCCGCCAGTCACGGCAACGGCAATCACGCTAAAGCCCATGCCGCGGGCGGCACGGGCGAATTCAACCGGCAGTCGGCCGACACCGGCTAGAAGACCTATTGGTTTCATCATATCACCTGAAATATTCAGTATGAGGTATGAAGTATGAGGTATGAGGTTTGAGGTTTGAAACCGCCAAGTACGCGAAGTACGCGAAGGACTGTTAGCGCGGCGCTTGCCGCGCTCAAAATGGCAAATATTAAATGTTTAAGTTAGAAAGTAATGCTTTCGCGACAACTGTCGCGCATGTTTACCCTTTGCGTTCTTTGTGTTCTTAGCGGTTTTAATCTGGCAAACGGCTATTCCCCTGCTTCCCTGCGGCTGCGGCAAATGCCCCGCTCGGCGTTGCGCAGGAAACGCAGCATATGTTCAACTTCCTCACAGGCTTCCAGTTCCTGCTCCATGACGGCGATGGCCTGGGCCAGACTCAGCCCGGAGCGGTACAGGATTTTGTAGGCCTTCTTGAGGTTGCGCTTGGCCGTTTCATTAAGGCCGGCGCGGGCGATGCCCACGTTGTTAAGACCGCAGACTTTGGCCGGATGACCGTCGACGATGACAAACGGCGGCACGTCCTGCACTACTTTTGAGGCGCCGCCCACCATGGCGTTGCGGCCGATTTTTACGAACTGATGCACACCGGCCAGGCCGCCGATCACCGCCCGGTCTTCAACGATAACATGACCGGCGAGCGTCGCGGCGTTGGACATGATGACATTGTTGCCCACAATGCAGTTATGGGCCACATGGGTATAGGCCATGAGTAGGCAGTTAGAACCGATGCGGGTTTCTTCGCCTTCACCGGTAGCCCGGTTAACGGTGGCGAACTCCCGGATCTTGGTATTGTCACCGATGAATACGTAGCTCTTTTCGCCGCGGAATTTAAGATCCTGCGGTTCCAGGCCAATCGATGCGCCCGGGTAAATAATGCAGTTTTTACCGATACTCGTCCACCCGTCAATAACGGCATGGGCACCGATTTTCGTGCCGTCGCCGATCAGGACATTTTCGCCGATAACGGCATACGGTCCAATCTCCACGTCCTTACCGATGCGCGCGCCAGGGTGAATGACCGCTGTTTCGTGAATTTTGCGAATAGGTATTACAACCGTTTCCGGCTTCATCTGCATATCAACTCCTTATCCCTTAGCCTTGCTGCTAATATAATCCGACTCCTCAGTCGAAAGTTGCCGCGCCGAAATTTACCAAAATCAAAGAGAATTTGGCATACACCAGTATTATTGCTAAATTTCACACAAAACCGACTGATTATGTCCTGTTTTCGTCTATTTTTGCGTGGAAGACAAGGCAAAGAGGAATTCGCCTTCGGCCACCAGCTGGTCATCGACAAAGGCCTCGGCCCACACTTTGCCCATGGTCCCACGGACTTTAATGATTTCGGCCACCATGCGCACCTGGTCGCCGGGGACAACGGGACGGCGGAACTTCACGCGATCCATGCCGGCGAAGAATGCCAGTTTACCGCGGTATTCCTTGGGATACAGCATAGCCACCCCGCCAACCTGCGCCATTGCTTCCAAAAGCAGCACGCCGGGCATGACCGGCTGGCCAGGGAAATGACCGTTAAAAAACGCTTCGTTGACCGTCACGTTTTTGATGCCGACGGCCCGCTTCATCGGCTCCAGCTCGATGATGCGATCCACTAACAGAAATGGATAACGGTGGGGAATCACCTGTTGAATATCCGTTACAGACAACATTTTCGCTAGCGCCTCCTCATCTCATTGCCTTTTGGCATAAACACTTGCAGAAATTTGTTTGGCCAGCGCCGTGTTCAGCGCGTGACTGGACTTGACGGCGATGACATGGCCGCGCACGCAGCCGGCCAGCGCCAGGTCGCCGATGATGTCGAGGATTTTGTGGCGGACCAGCTCGTCGCTGAACCTGAGCGGGGTGAGTATTTTATCGTCATCGTAGACGACCGCGTTCTCCAGACTGCCGCCAAGGGCCAAACCCTGGGCTTTAAGGGCCTCCACTTCGTGCATGAAGCCGATCGTCCGGGCAGGCGCAATTTCCCGGACGAAAACTTCCGGCGTAATTTCGTAGTCGCCGAACTGGATGCCGATAAGGGGGTGCGGGTTGACCGAAGTAAACGTGATCCGTAGCCCGTCATAGGGCAGAATGGTGATAAATTTATCCTGAGCGCGCACCGCCAGCGCCTCCGTTACCGCCAGGGTCCGGCGCGGCGCGTCCTGCCGGCTGATGCCCGCCTCTTCGATTAAGCGGACAAACGGCAGGGCGCTGCCGTCGGCTACCGGCGGCTCGACCGCCGTGATTTCCACCAAGCAGTTATCCACGCCCATCGCCGCAAAGGCGGCCAGTAAATGCTCGACGGTAAAGACCTTGGCCGGACCGTCTTCCAGCGTAGTGGCACGCAGGGTGTTCGTCACATTGCCCGCCCGGGCGGCCACCTGCGGCGCGCCGGGGAGGTCGGTGCGGGCGAACACGATGCCCGTGTCGACAGGGGCCGGACGCAAGGTAATGGTTACATCCTGGCCCGAATGAAGGCCAATGCCGGTATATGATACCGCTTTGGCGACGGTTGCTTGCTGCACGAAAAAGTCCTCCTAAACCGCTAACTCAGATACATTCTATAAAATTATTTTAGCTTCTGCAAGTATATGCGTCTTTTTTTTTGTCAGGCAATGTGCTTGCCGGCCAGCTTTTGGGCGCTGGTATGCAGCTGGTATTCGATAAGTTCCTTGTACTGCTGGCCGATACGGGACACTGGCTTAACGAAAACTTGGTCCGGGGGACCTTCCTCCACGATCCGGCCTTTGTCCATAAGGACGATGCGGTCGGCCACATGCAGGGCGAAGGAGAGTTCGTGGGTCACGACCAACATGGTACTGGCGCGGTAGCGCGCCAGCTCCTCCATGACGACCAGTACTTCCCGCACTAAGATTGGGTCAAGCGATGCCGTCGGTTCGTCCCACAGCATGAGCTCCGGCTCATAGGCCAGCGCCCGGGCGATACCCACCCGCTGCTGCTGGCCGCCGGACATTTCGCCCGGCTTATGGTGCTGATGGGTTTCCAGACCGACTTTGCGCAGCGCTTCCCGCGCTTTTTCTTGGGCCAGTTCGCGCGGCACGCCGCTCATCACCAGGCCCAGCATGACGTTTTCCAGTGCCGTCAGTCGGCCGATAAGATTGAACTGCTGGAAGACGAACCCGATGCGTTTGCGCACGGCGCGCAGCTCATCAATGGGCAGCGCGGTAATGTCAATGCCGCCGAAGTAGATCGAACCCCGGTCGGGCTCAACCAGGCGGTTGATGGTGCGGATGGTTGTTGACTTGCCGCAGCCCGACGGCCCCATGAGCACGACCGTTTCGCCTTTGTTGACCTCGAGGCTGAGATCGTTGACGGCAATCAAGCTGCCGAACTGTTTATACAAGTTTTGAATGACCAGCATGTCGGTTACCTCCTTTCTACCCAGGGAAATTACAGAACCGCAAAGGACGCTAAGGACGCTAAGGGTTATGCCGCGACAGTTATCGCGGCTGGTTAACAAAATGACTATTTTCATGCCTTGTGGTGCCAATTTACTGGCATGAGCATCTAATGAAAAGCGTAAAACCACAAAGGGCGCAAAGAACGCAAAGGGCATGGTTTGTGGTGTCAAATTTTTGGAGTGGTTATCTTTAGCGTTTGCTTATTTAAATTTTAGCTGTCGGCGGTTAAGTTTCTGCATAAGGCCCGGCCGGCCGCTCGGAATAACGATTTCCCGCATGATTTCGTCAAACGACAGGCCAAGGGCTTCGCCGGCCATCACTTCTTCCGCGCTAATGGGACTGATTTTTTCCGCATTGTTGGCCACAATCAGGCCGAGCAAGGCACCCAGCACCGGCACGCCGATCCAGGGCAGGTACGGGATGCCGCCGCCGGCCAGGACAAATATCGCTGTCAGCAGCACTGCCCCCACGGCCATGCCGTACCGCCGTTCCGGCGCGGTGAAGGTGAGCGTAAAGCGGCGCACTACTCTTCGCCAGCCGGTCACTTCCACCTTGGTTGCCAAACGCTTGCGGCGGATGGCGGTCATAATGGCAGTGTGGTCCAGCACCAAAAACAGGATGGTCGCGATGATGGCGGCCATGCCGGCCAGCACGGCCTTCACCTGCTGCATAATCATCATCACTTCGCCGCGGGGGTTAGGTTCAATAACGCCTAAGGCGGACGAATAGAGCGAAACATTGCTGTGCCCCACTGCTTTGTGAACAATGGGAGTTACCGCGTCGACACCGATGTTGGCGGTCGTCAGGATTTGGATCCGCTGGCCGGGAATAACCTGGCCGGCAATGAACTTATCCAACAGCTTGACGGAGTGGCTGATATCCTCGTCTTTGAGGTTGGGCGCCGCTTGCGCCAGATACTGGAGCTGGGCGGTGATGAGCGGTACGTTGAGCTGCTGCACCTGGGCCAGCCGGTTATTGGCATCGGTCAGGCTTTGCCGCGCCCCGTTTACGTCAAAAGCGCGCAGCGCCGTCACCGTGGTTTGGCCGTTGGCTACGATGCTGTCAACCGCTGTTTTGGCCCGGCGGGCATCAGCCGCCACGTTGTCCAGGGCGCTCAGCGTGGCCCGCAGATTGTCCAGGTTCCGCTGGGCGGCAACAAGGCTGCTGGTGGATGCTGCGGCATCGGCGTCGACCAGCCGGAATACCTGCATGGTGTTCACGAGGCTGCCGAGGGCTCGCGACGAGCTCTCGAGCTGGAACTGAATACTGCTGGTATCGAGGCTTGCCAGGCCGCTTGTCGCCGCCTGAATGGCCGCTCCGGCCGTCTGGAGGCTGCTGAGCGTCTGTTCGATGGCCGTCAGGCTGCCGTTATAGTTATTGAGCGCCGTGAGGGCGATGTTGCTCATGTTCTGCGTGTCGCGGGCAAAACCGGGGATTTGTCCCACCACTTTGGTGGTTTCCGTCAGGGCGCCCGCCAGTTCCTGGCGGGGGCTCCGCCAGATAGCCGTGCCGGCCGGCGGGCCGACTACCCCGGTTTCCACCTTATAACCTTGGTTACGGGTAAGCTGGGCAGCGTCACCCTGGGTCACTACCCCTTCCGCCACGCCATCGGCACGGACGGCGGTGATTTCCACCAGGACGTTGCCGCGCTCCGGCGCCTTACCGGGCGCGGGGGGATTTGCCGCGGCGCCCTGAAAGGCAAGGACATCGCCCCTGGTCAGCTTGACACCGCCGGCCGGCGTAATCGTCACTTGGGAAGCGTAGGCGCTTAAAAACCGCTTGAGCTCCATCATGGTGCTGACCAGGTAGGTCATGTCGTCATTCTTGCCATCTACCGACACGTTTTGCGCATATTGGACCTTCAACTGTTCCTGCATGTCCTTGGCAATGGTTTCCCCGAGACGGATGGGGTTAGCGGGTTCGCTGCCCACCGGAAAGGCGACCTCAATGACCTGATACTGGTTCAGGACATTTTTTATTTCATTGGTGACCGGCGTAACTTTGTCCAGCGAGGTCAAAATCACGCCAATGGAGCCGCCGTCCCGGAAGACGAACCGGACACCGTCCATCGCCCCGATGCGGTCGATCAGCATATTTTTGGCGCCGTCCGGCACCCCGCGCAAAGTGATGCGCGGCTCGGTCATGACACTAATGCCGCCACCCCCGGGGATGCTGCCGAAAATTTTCCCCAAATCTTCGTATATTTGTTTGGTCTTATATTCATCGGGCAGCGCAATCAGGAAGTTAGTCTTGCCGGCCAGGGTGGGCCCTTCCTTCATTTTGGCGCCGGGCAAGGCGTCACTGATAATCTTTTGGATTTGCGCCGCCGCCTCCTCTTTCATCTCTTCGCGGACGTTCACGACCACGTCATATTCGCCGTAGTCACCGACCAGATTGGACAATGTTTTCGCAAAATAGGAGTTGGCCGCATAGGCCAGCGAATTGGCCAGCAGCGAGCCGATGACAATACTCACGACAAGCAAAATCAGCACGTCACGGTTAAAAGTGTCGCCAATATTCCGTTTGATAAAGTACTTGCATTTTGCCAGAATAGTTGACATAACTATTTCACCTCTTTTCACTCACCGATTATACCACATATATCAAAAATTTGTCCAGAAGTATATATGTTTTAAGGCGTTTTGTATATACTTGGAGGGTAAACGGAAAGTGGAAAGTGGGGAAGAGGAAAATAATAGGCGGTAAGTGGAGAGGAGATGGTGGGAAACGGCAGGCGGAAGGAAAGCGGCAGGAGAAAATAGGCATAATAAAAAAGTGTAGGTTGTTGTTAGCAACCTACACTTACACTCGCGATATTAAGCACGTAAATCATGGCAGAATGGCCTTATTGGGCTAACTTTCAATGGGTCAGCATTTTTTCTTTTCTCAACAACCGCCACTTTTAGCGGAAAGCTGCTGACTATACTTAGCGTACTGCATTTCCAGCAACGCATAGTCACAACAGCGTTTACTTAATACCGGTACTTTCTTCTGTACTATCAAATGATAAAGCGTCTGTGCTTTTTTCTTGATCCGCGCGGCATCTTTTCTGATCTGGCGCATTTGGTTTTGCAATAAAACGCGATACTTTTCATCAGGTTCTTGATTAATGTCTATCGCAATAATAGCTGCATCTGGCACGGGAACCATGTTATTAAGATTGATAACACCAAGCTTTCCTCCATCAATTTTATAAATATCGGCAGCCTGACTGCTAATTTTAGCATGTTTAGGTTTTGGCGACTACAATGGAGCATAGTATTTTTGACCGTTGACTTCCAGCAAAATTCCCACAAACATGCGTGTACCAGAATCGTTGTAACTAACTCTGCTATCAAACTGGCGCAGATAGTTTAAATATGCGATGTCAATCCGGCACATCAGTATCTCACTCATTTATTTTCCCTCGCAAGAGAAATGAGGTAGCGATTGCTACCTCATCAGCTTTTTTCATCCTCGGTTTAGGGGCGAGGTTTCCCCGCTTTTTTCATCCTCGGTTAGGGGCGAGGTTTCCCCACTTTTTTCATTTTATCATCTTTTTATATTATACTCTAAACACGGTCATTTGACAACACCACTGTATTGCAGAAAGCCAACTTTGACAATTTTTTGCTACAGGTTTGCCACAGGGACGGTTGGCTTTAACTTATTTCGTGAAGCTGATGCCGATGTAGGGGTCGTGGTTGCGCCAGCCGGCGTCGATTTTGAGACCGGGCACGATGGACAGGCGGGCGCCGTAGTTCATGTCCTTGCCGTCATATTCGGCAATCAGCGTCGTCGCCGGGAAAGTGCTGTTGCCGGTGACGATGCTGACCGGATTTATCGTTTTTTCCAGACCGGCAAAGAAGCCGTCATAGCGGCCGTCGCCTACGCCGGCGTGAACGCGGAAGCCAAA
This genomic interval from Sporolituus thermophilus DSM 23256 contains the following:
- the msbA gene encoding lipid A export permease/ATP-binding protein MsbA; this translates as MTLYLRLLNYVRPYWPRLAAALFCMVMAAGSNLVVPWIIKDVIDKVLAAKDMVTLNLIAAGIIVLFLLRGVFYYGQTYLMSYIGQLVVNDIREKVYRHLQRLSLAYFERHQTGTIMSYITNDVAALQNALVQNVIELVTEAMVLIGSMGAMFVLDWKLSLLTFITLPLVAQAMNVFGRKLRHASRITQERAADITSVLQETISAIRVIKSFVREDYEIARFERENYHNFRANMKTAQLSGMLTPVVEFLAAIGVTVIIWYGGREVINGDLTAGALIAFLIYVVNISNPVKRLSRVYANIQRALAAAQRIFDVLDTEPEIKEMPGAVELPPINGHVAFHNVTFEYTGGKPALIDISFEAKPGQMIAIVGPSGAGKTTIANLIPRFYDPTAGYITIDGTDIKTVTLKSLREQIGIVPQETVLFNGTVYENILYGRLDATADEVIAAAKAANAHSFITAMPHGYDTQIGERGAKLSGGQRQRIAIARAILKDPRVLILDEATSALDTESEKLVQEALDKLMVGRTAFVIAHRLSTIQRADLILVMDKGRIVERGTHAELVAAGGLYSKLYQVQFKE
- the lpxB gene encoding lipid-A-disaccharide synthase, with the translated sequence MYKVMLSVGEASGDLHGASLAAALKTLCPDIKLIGMGGQAMRAAGVEIIYDIADLGVIGLVEVLKNLRKLFKLRDMLADYLERERPDVLVVIDYPGFNMRLAKIAKAKGIPVVSYISPSAWAWGRGRAREVAEVVERVAAIFPFEAEVYREAGANVTFVGHPLLDVVKPSLTKDEAYAYFGADPGRPLVLLMPGSRQQEIANLLPVMLAAGEKIAAQVPGCQFFLPVASTISREMLQNIIGNYNLPVKLTTDRNYDLMNIAQVAIAASGTATLETSLMGVPTVIIYKVAALTYFLGKFLVKIPYIGLPNIIAGRQVVPELLQDAANPDNVAREALALLTDDARRAQTLRDLSEVRAKLGEAGAVQRVARVVLEVAANNTGGK
- a CDS encoding LpxI family protein, whose translation is MKPIGLLAGVGRLPVEFARAARGMGFSVIAVAVTGGVDDELAAAAHKLYTISIGEVDKIIRTLKAEGVGEVTMLGKVTKELMFSGAVSLDERARRVLAGLKDNSDDTIMHAFVRELAAEGIGVLDQTAFIRSLMPAPGTLTKRQPTPAERADMEFGYAMARQIGGLDIGQTVVVKNKAVMAVEAIEGTDACIRRGGALGRGGVTVAKVAKPNQDMRFDVPAVGVGTLEAMIEAGATALVIEAGKTLVVDRERVVALADQHNITIVAM
- the lpxA gene encoding acyl-ACP--UDP-N-acetylglucosamine O-acyltransferase, which translates into the protein MKPETVVIPIRKIHETAVIHPGARIGKDVEIGPYAVIGENVLIGDGTKIGAHAVIDGWTSIGKNCIIYPGASIGLEPQDLKFRGEKSYVFIGDNTKIREFATVNRATGEGEETRIGSNCLLMAYTHVAHNCIVGNNVIMSNAATLAGHVIVEDRAVIGGLAGVHQFVKIGRNAMVGGASKVVQDVPPFVIVDGHPAKVCGLNNVGIARAGLNETAKRNLKKAYKILYRSGLSLAQAIAVMEQELEACEEVEHMLRFLRNAERGICRSRREAGE
- the fabZ gene encoding 3-hydroxyacyl-ACP dehydratase FabZ, which encodes MLSVTDIQQVIPHRYPFLLVDRIIELEPMKRAVGIKNVTVNEAFFNGHFPGQPVMPGVLLLEAMAQVGGVAMLYPKEYRGKLAFFAGMDRVKFRRPVVPGDQVRMVAEIIKVRGTMGKVWAEAFVDDQLVAEGEFLFALSSTQK
- the lpxC gene encoding UDP-3-O-acyl-N-acetylglucosamine deacetylase yields the protein MQQATVAKAVSYTGIGLHSGQDVTITLRPAPVDTGIVFARTDLPGAPQVAARAGNVTNTLRATTLEDGPAKVFTVEHLLAAFAAMGVDNCLVEITAVEPPVADGSALPFVRLIEEAGISRQDAPRRTLAVTEALAVRAQDKFITILPYDGLRITFTSVNPHPLIGIQFGDYEITPEVFVREIAPARTIGFMHEVEALKAQGLALGGSLENAVVYDDDKILTPLRFSDELVRHKILDIIGDLALAGCVRGHVIAVKSSHALNTALAKQISASVYAKRQ
- a CDS encoding amino acid ABC transporter ATP-binding protein, which produces MLVIQNLYKQFGSLIAVNDLSLEVNKGETVVLMGPSGCGKSTTIRTINRLVEPDRGSIYFGGIDITALPIDELRAVRKRIGFVFQQFNLIGRLTALENVMLGLVMSGVPRELAQEKAREALRKVGLETHQHHKPGEMSGGQQQRVGIARALAYEPELMLWDEPTASLDPILVREVLVVMEELARYRASTMLVVTHELSFALHVADRIVLMDKGRIVEEGPPDQVFVKPVSRIGQQYKELIEYQLHTSAQKLAGKHIA